A stretch of Vibrio maritimus DNA encodes these proteins:
- the mfd gene encoding transcription-repair coupling factor: MSYSPLLPLNAPQGKGDKKHLGNLIGGALALSIGEHASAHEQHTLLVVPDPQMALKLQGELEQFYCGDVALFPDWETLPYDNFSPHQDIISDRIARLYSLPQQSAGITIVPVSTLLQRQSPRDFLLQHTLMVKTGDLFSLDKLRVQLENSGYRHVDQVFGPGEYASRGSILDLFPMGSSAPYRIDFFDDEIDTIRTFDPENQRSIEDIEEIRLLPAHEFPTTKDAIEEFRTRWRQQFDARREPESVYMQVSKGTWPAGIEYWQPLFFDHTETLFDYISEESQIVMVGDIESAVDHFLADVDTRFEQRKVDPLRPLLEPKALWLEKDEFFAQLKQYPQLQCHIEEVEQKAGRDNTPVQALPDITVQHQLKEPMAQIRQFTEQFTGKIIFSVESEGRREALLELLHRIKLRPVEQSSLHDALESNERFTLVIGQCEHGFSFQDKFAFICESDMLGDRVIQRRKKEKRSINSDTVIRNLAELKPGQPVVHIDHGIGRYVGLQTLEAGGMTTEYVTLEYQNDAKLYVPVASLNLIGRYSGGAEESAPLHKLGGEAWAKARRKAAEKVRDVAAELLDVYAKRELKPGYKFKLDRDQYATFKAGFPFEETDDQAQAINAVMSDMCQPKAMDRLVCGDVGFGKTEVAMRAAFVSTDNGKQVAVLVPTTLLAQQHFENFRDRFANLPIRVEVLSRFKSAKEQKAILQDVADGKVDIVVGTHKLLSSDIQFKDLGLLIVDEEHRFGVRQKEKVKAMRADVDILTLTATPIPRTLNMAMSGMRDLSIIATPPARRLAIKTFVRQNEDSVVREAILREIMRGGQVYFLHNQVETIEKVAADLEKLVPEARVTVAHGQMRERELERVMNDFYHQRFNLLVCTTIIETGIDVPTANTIIIDRADNLGLAQLHQLRGRVGRSHHQAYAYLLTPHPKAMTKDAVKRLDAIASLEDLGAGFTLATHDLEIRGAGELLGDEQSGQIQSVGFSLYMEMLEQAVEALKEGKEPSLDDLLREQTEVELRIPALLPDDYIPDINTRLSMYKRIASVGNEDELNELKVELIDRFGLLPDAAKHLLEVAKMKLRGGDLKVKKVEAHEKGGYIEFYPDADINPAFLVKLLQAQPTKFAMEGPTKFKFIETLTDRRKRLNYLNSMLDEFEANRIPA, encoded by the coding sequence ATGAGCTATTCTCCCTTACTTCCACTTAATGCCCCACAAGGCAAAGGTGACAAAAAACACTTAGGTAACCTAATAGGTGGCGCACTTGCGCTATCGATCGGTGAACACGCCAGTGCACATGAGCAGCACACCCTTTTGGTTGTCCCCGATCCACAAATGGCATTAAAGCTTCAAGGTGAGCTCGAACAGTTCTACTGTGGCGATGTGGCGCTATTTCCCGATTGGGAAACGCTCCCTTACGACAACTTCTCGCCACACCAAGACATTATCTCTGATCGTATCGCTCGCTTGTATTCCCTCCCTCAGCAGAGCGCGGGCATAACGATAGTTCCTGTCAGCACTTTGCTACAAAGACAGAGTCCAAGAGACTTTTTGTTGCAACATACACTCATGGTAAAAACGGGCGATCTATTCTCTCTCGATAAGCTAAGAGTGCAGCTTGAAAACTCTGGATATCGCCATGTTGACCAGGTCTTTGGACCAGGTGAATATGCCAGCCGAGGTTCGATTCTCGACCTTTTCCCGATGGGAAGTTCAGCGCCGTATCGTATCGACTTTTTCGATGATGAAATCGACACGATTCGAACCTTTGATCCTGAAAATCAGCGCTCCATCGAGGATATTGAAGAGATCCGTCTTCTTCCGGCACATGAGTTCCCAACAACCAAAGATGCCATTGAAGAGTTTCGTACCCGCTGGCGTCAGCAATTTGATGCGAGACGTGAGCCAGAGTCTGTGTATATGCAGGTCAGTAAAGGCACGTGGCCTGCAGGTATTGAGTATTGGCAGCCACTGTTTTTTGACCATACCGAGACCTTGTTCGACTATATCAGCGAAGAATCTCAGATCGTCATGGTGGGGGATATTGAAAGTGCCGTCGATCACTTTTTGGCTGATGTTGATACGCGTTTCGAACAAAGAAAAGTCGACCCACTGCGCCCGCTACTCGAACCTAAGGCGCTGTGGCTCGAAAAAGACGAGTTCTTTGCTCAGCTAAAACAATACCCTCAACTTCAATGCCATATCGAAGAAGTTGAACAAAAGGCAGGCCGTGACAATACGCCAGTTCAAGCTCTTCCTGACATCACGGTTCAGCATCAGTTAAAAGAGCCGATGGCGCAAATTCGTCAGTTCACTGAGCAGTTTACGGGCAAGATCATCTTCTCTGTTGAGTCAGAAGGCCGACGTGAGGCGCTTTTAGAACTGTTGCACAGAATCAAGCTTCGTCCTGTCGAGCAATCAAGCTTGCACGATGCACTAGAAAGCAATGAGCGTTTTACCCTGGTTATCGGACAGTGTGAACACGGATTCAGCTTCCAAGATAAGTTCGCATTCATCTGTGAGAGTGACATGCTTGGCGATCGCGTTATTCAGCGTCGTAAAAAAGAAAAGCGCTCGATAAACAGTGACACTGTCATACGTAACCTCGCTGAGCTCAAACCGGGACAGCCGGTGGTACACATCGACCACGGCATCGGCCGCTATGTGGGCTTACAAACGCTAGAAGCCGGTGGCATGACGACCGAGTACGTGACGTTAGAATACCAAAACGACGCCAAGCTCTACGTACCTGTGGCCTCTCTGAACCTTATTGGACGTTATTCTGGTGGCGCCGAAGAGTCCGCACCGCTCCACAAACTCGGTGGCGAAGCTTGGGCGAAGGCTCGCCGCAAAGCCGCGGAGAAAGTTCGAGACGTCGCTGCAGAGCTACTTGATGTCTATGCTAAGCGAGAGCTTAAGCCAGGCTACAAGTTTAAACTGGATCGCGACCAATACGCGACATTCAAGGCTGGATTCCCATTTGAGGAAACCGATGACCAAGCACAGGCAATCAATGCGGTCATGTCGGATATGTGCCAGCCAAAGGCAATGGATCGACTCGTCTGTGGTGATGTTGGCTTTGGTAAAACAGAAGTCGCCATGCGTGCTGCATTTGTATCAACCGACAATGGTAAGCAAGTAGCGGTATTGGTCCCAACGACACTGCTTGCACAACAACACTTTGAGAACTTCCGCGATCGATTTGCAAATCTGCCTATTCGAGTCGAGGTACTGTCACGCTTTAAGTCGGCGAAAGAGCAAAAAGCCATTCTTCAAGATGTGGCTGACGGCAAAGTGGATATTGTGGTCGGCACGCACAAGCTATTATCAAGTGACATCCAATTTAAAGATCTTGGGTTACTGATCGTCGACGAAGAACACCGCTTTGGCGTACGTCAGAAAGAGAAAGTGAAAGCCATGCGTGCGGATGTGGACATCCTTACTCTCACCGCGACACCAATTCCGAGAACACTCAATATGGCCATGAGTGGAATGCGTGATCTTTCAATCATTGCCACCCCGCCGGCTCGCCGTCTTGCTATAAAGACCTTTGTTCGACAAAACGAAGACAGTGTAGTGCGAGAAGCGATACTGCGTGAAATCATGCGTGGTGGTCAGGTTTACTTCCTTCACAATCAAGTAGAGACCATAGAAAAAGTCGCAGCCGATCTTGAAAAGTTGGTCCCAGAAGCACGAGTAACCGTTGCACATGGCCAAATGCGTGAACGCGAACTAGAGCGCGTCATGAATGACTTTTACCATCAGCGCTTTAACCTGCTAGTCTGTACGACGATCATTGAAACGGGTATCGACGTTCCAACCGCGAACACGATTATCATAGACCGCGCAGACAACCTAGGTCTGGCCCAGCTTCATCAGCTTCGTGGACGAGTGGGTCGCTCCCATCATCAGGCCTACGCCTACCTTCTGACTCCACATCCAAAAGCCATGACCAAAGACGCAGTGAAGCGTCTCGATGCTATTGCTTCATTGGAAGATCTTGGCGCTGGATTCACCCTCGCGACTCACGATTTAGAGATCCGCGGCGCAGGTGAACTGTTGGGTGACGAGCAAAGTGGTCAGATTCAATCCGTTGGCTTCTCACTTTACATGGAGATGCTAGAGCAAGCGGTAGAGGCGTTAAAAGAAGGCAAAGAGCCATCATTAGATGATCTCTTGCGCGAGCAGACCGAAGTTGAACTTCGTATTCCAGCCTTGCTCCCTGATGATTATATTCCTGACATCAACACACGTCTGTCAATGTACAAGCGTATTGCTAGCGTGGGTAATGAAGATGAACTGAATGAACTCAAGGTTGAGCTTATCGACCGATTTGGTCTTCTTCCGGACGCCGCCAAACACTTGCTTGAAGTCGCTAAAATGAAACTTCGTGGTGGTGACCTTAAAGTGAAGAAAGTAGAAGCCCATGAGAAAGGCGGCTATATTGAGTTTTATCCAGACGCTGACATTAACCCAGCCTTCTTGGTTAAACTACTTCAAGCGCAACCAACCAAGTTTGCAATGGAAGGACCAACGAAATTCAAGTTTATTGAAACGTTGACCGACCGCCGTAAGCGTTTGAACTACCTAAACAGCATGCTGGATGAATTTGAAGCGAATCGAATACCAGCTTAA
- a CDS encoding PilZ domain-containing protein, with translation MQQDDFFTVNGPLKANIEPLKVGSALPELTDYIAEIPASFVASSEFSQLDQKTDAAQHELNQHNLKHVAELIEQQNNKLNLLLNYMIAQQDEPALRHITKSFGASQLTYISRDELQLGQYTRLKLFLDHPPSGVYCYGEVANIEHQDEGYLVTLSFVRILEEHQDLLIKAALHQQQKLLRQRSLDREKN, from the coding sequence ATGCAGCAAGACGACTTCTTCACCGTAAATGGACCGCTTAAGGCGAACATTGAGCCACTCAAAGTAGGCTCTGCACTCCCTGAATTAACGGACTATATTGCCGAGATTCCCGCTTCTTTTGTCGCATCGAGTGAGTTTAGTCAACTAGACCAAAAAACAGATGCCGCGCAGCACGAACTCAACCAACACAATTTAAAACACGTCGCAGAGTTGATCGAGCAGCAAAACAACAAGCTGAACCTTCTACTCAATTACATGATTGCTCAGCAAGATGAGCCTGCGCTAAGGCACATTACCAAAAGCTTCGGTGCCAGTCAGTTGACCTACATTAGTCGCGATGAACTACAACTAGGACAGTACACTAGACTCAAACTGTTTCTCGATCACCCGCCTTCAGGTGTCTACTGCTACGGTGAAGTAGCCAACATAGAACATCAAGATGAAGGTTATCTCGTGACACTTTCATTTGTTCGTATTCTTGAAGAACACCAAGATCTACTCATAAAAGCAGCCTTACACCAGCAACAAAAACTGCTGCGTCAACGCTCGCTAGACAGAGAAAAAAACTAA
- the lolC gene encoding lipoprotein-releasing ABC transporter permease subunit LolC has protein sequence MFHPLPIFIGLRYLRGRSGDRFSRFVSYMSTAGITIGVLSLVTVLSVMNGFEAQLKGRILGVLPQAVISHESGRVDLDNKPAELLSAYPSSQPAVPIVRSEAVLQSHQGLSAALMIGIEPNSDDPIRSRIVSGSVERLAAGKYQVLLGHSLARELDVRVGDKVRLMVTSASQYTPLGRIPSQRMFTVAGLYSTGSDVDSQLVVTHISDAAKLMRYKSNQASGWRLFFDDPFVVSQLSEQPLPEGWSWSDWREQRGELFQAVRMEKNMMGLMLGLIIGVAAFNIISALIMVVMEKQSEVAILKTQGMSDRQVLCIFMVQGASSGAVGAIVGGVLGVILASNLNSLLDAMGVALFSFGGQLPVVINPYQIIVVVVCAVLLSLAATLFPSYRASSVKPAEALRYE, from the coding sequence ATGTTTCACCCCTTGCCAATATTTATTGGACTGCGTTACCTCAGAGGTCGTTCTGGCGACCGATTCAGTCGATTTGTTTCCTATATGTCCACCGCAGGTATCACCATTGGTGTTTTATCGCTTGTGACTGTGCTATCAGTGATGAACGGGTTTGAAGCCCAACTCAAAGGTCGCATTTTAGGTGTATTGCCTCAAGCGGTGATCAGTCATGAGTCGGGTCGTGTTGATCTTGATAACAAGCCGGCGGAGCTACTGTCCGCTTATCCATCCAGCCAACCGGCAGTGCCTATAGTACGCAGTGAGGCTGTACTGCAGAGTCATCAAGGGCTCTCTGCTGCACTCATGATTGGTATTGAGCCTAACAGCGATGACCCTATTCGTTCGAGAATTGTCAGCGGCAGTGTCGAGCGTTTAGCTGCGGGTAAATACCAGGTGTTGCTAGGTCATAGCCTTGCGCGTGAACTGGATGTGCGAGTGGGTGACAAAGTCCGTTTGATGGTCACAAGCGCGAGCCAGTATACGCCACTTGGAAGAATACCGAGTCAGCGTATGTTTACGGTAGCAGGTTTATACAGTACCGGTTCGGATGTCGATAGTCAGTTGGTCGTGACGCATATTTCTGATGCCGCCAAGCTGATGCGCTATAAGTCGAACCAAGCGAGTGGCTGGAGATTGTTTTTCGATGACCCGTTTGTGGTTTCCCAGCTCAGTGAACAACCACTACCAGAAGGGTGGAGTTGGAGTGATTGGCGCGAACAGCGCGGAGAGTTGTTCCAAGCAGTACGCATGGAGAAAAACATGATGGGACTGATGTTGGGGCTTATCATCGGAGTTGCCGCATTTAATATTATCTCAGCGCTCATAATGGTCGTCATGGAGAAGCAGTCAGAGGTTGCCATTCTTAAGACCCAAGGAATGAGTGACAGACAAGTGCTGTGTATCTTTATGGTTCAAGGCGCCAGCAGTGGCGCAGTTGGTGCGATTGTCGGTGGCGTGTTAGGTGTGATTTTGGCAAGCAATCTAAATAGCTTGCTTGATGCAATGGGCGTCGCACTGTTTAGTTTTGGCGGTCAGCTGCCAGTGGTCATCAACCCTTATCAAATTATTGTCGTCGTGGTGTGTGCCGTGTTGCTCAGCTTAGCCGCGACGTTATTCCCTTCTTACCGAGCATCGTCAGTGAAACCCGCAGAGGCCCTTAGATATGAGTAA
- the lolD gene encoding lipoprotein-releasing ABC transporter ATP-binding protein LolD, which translates to MSNPLIACRNIRKTYHDGAVDTEVLKGVSFDIASGELVSIIGSSGSGKSTLLHVLGALDEATEGSVEFQGQSLLDMGSNQQAKLRNQHLGFVYQFHHLLSDFTAVENVAMPLLIGGAKVSSAKQEARELLERVGLQHRLDHRPSELSGGERQRVAIARALVNKPDLVLADEPTGNLDHATALSIYDLMRTLNREYGTAFLVVTHDNELASKMDKQLHMQDGLLVDAATVSA; encoded by the coding sequence ATGAGTAATCCGTTAATCGCGTGTCGTAATATTCGCAAAACCTACCACGACGGCGCTGTTGATACTGAGGTATTGAAAGGGGTCAGCTTTGACATCGCTAGTGGTGAACTGGTGTCCATTATTGGCTCGTCCGGCTCGGGTAAATCAACTCTGCTTCATGTATTGGGCGCGTTGGATGAGGCAACAGAAGGCAGTGTTGAATTCCAAGGGCAGTCTCTTTTAGATATGGGAAGTAATCAGCAAGCTAAGCTTCGCAATCAGCATCTAGGGTTTGTCTATCAGTTCCATCATCTTTTAAGTGACTTTACCGCTGTAGAGAATGTTGCAATGCCACTGCTTATCGGCGGTGCCAAAGTGAGCAGTGCGAAACAAGAAGCCAGAGAGCTTCTTGAAAGAGTAGGGCTACAACATCGACTCGACCATAGACCGTCAGAGTTGTCTGGTGGCGAACGTCAACGTGTGGCAATTGCGAGAGCCTTGGTCAACAAACCCGATCTCGTACTTGCAGATGAGCCGACTGGTAACTTGGATCATGCAACGGCGCTGTCTATTTATGACCTTATGAGAACTCTGAATCGCGAGTATGGCACTGCGTTTCTTGTTGTCACACACGATAATGAGCTCGCTTCGAAAATGGACAAACAACTACATATGCAAGACGGTCTGCTGGTGGATGCAGCGACAGTCAGCGCGTAA
- the lolE gene encoding lipoprotein-releasing ABC transporter permease subunit LolE codes for MVSFISMSSIVGIAVGVAVIVIGLSAMNGFERELKNRVLSVIAHGEFEGVNAPIQNWQKVVDASLNHKRVEGAAPYVRLTALVEKGSQLKAVELRGVTPELESQVSTLPSFVAEQSWNAFKPGEQQVILGQGVAQQVGVSVGDYVTLMIPTTGDTSKVQSPRRVRVKVTGLLELNGQIDHSLAIVPLEDAQGYARLGESVTGVSIKVDNVFDAPLIVREIGNTLTEYVYLRSWKQKYGFLYRDIQLVRTIMYLVMVLVIGVACFNIVSTLMMAVKDRASEIAILRTMGASDGLIKRIFIWQGVFSGVVGSVIGGILGSFVALNLTPIVSGLENLLGHQFLSGDIYFVDFLPSQLIWNDVLLVSGTATLLSLIATWYPAMKASQLNPATVLSAK; via the coding sequence ATGGTGTCGTTCATCTCTATGTCTTCAATCGTCGGCATCGCAGTTGGTGTGGCGGTTATTGTGATTGGCCTATCTGCAATGAACGGTTTTGAGCGTGAACTTAAAAACCGAGTACTGTCGGTTATCGCCCATGGTGAGTTTGAAGGTGTGAATGCACCGATTCAAAACTGGCAGAAGGTCGTTGATGCCTCGCTCAACCACAAACGTGTTGAAGGCGCTGCGCCCTATGTCAGACTAACGGCTCTCGTTGAAAAGGGGAGTCAACTCAAAGCGGTTGAGCTAAGAGGTGTGACACCTGAGCTAGAAAGTCAGGTGTCGACGTTGCCTAGTTTCGTTGCAGAGCAGTCATGGAACGCGTTTAAACCGGGCGAGCAGCAAGTTATATTAGGGCAGGGCGTCGCGCAGCAAGTCGGGGTCTCCGTTGGTGATTATGTGACCTTGATGATCCCAACGACTGGAGATACCAGTAAGGTTCAGTCGCCAAGACGAGTGCGAGTAAAAGTCACGGGATTACTTGAGCTTAACGGACAGATCGATCACAGCCTAGCCATAGTCCCACTTGAGGATGCGCAAGGTTATGCGAGGCTTGGAGAAAGCGTCACTGGCGTCTCCATAAAGGTAGACAATGTGTTTGATGCACCGCTCATTGTCCGCGAAATCGGTAATACGCTAACGGAGTACGTTTACCTTCGTAGCTGGAAGCAGAAGTATGGATTTCTGTACCGTGATATCCAATTAGTACGAACTATCATGTATTTAGTGATGGTTCTTGTTATCGGTGTCGCTTGCTTTAATATTGTGTCGACGCTCATGATGGCGGTAAAAGATCGCGCTTCCGAAATCGCTATTCTCCGTACCATGGGAGCGAGTGATGGCCTGATTAAGCGTATCTTTATCTGGCAAGGCGTATTCTCTGGCGTCGTTGGCAGTGTGATTGGAGGCATATTGGGCAGCTTCGTTGCACTTAATTTAACGCCAATTGTATCGGGATTAGAAAACTTGCTCGGGCATCAGTTCTTGTCTGGAGACATCTACTTTGTCGATTTTCTGCCGTCACAATTGATTTGGAATGATGTGCTCTTGGTATCTGGGACTGCAACATTACTCAGCTTGATAGCAACCTGGTACCCTGCGATGAAAGCGAGTCAGCTTAATCCAGCCACAGTCCTGAGTGCCAAGTAG
- a CDS encoding DUF2062 domain-containing protein: MPRKFIKRFMPDHEMIKKQKALKVFGNLLYNPNLWCLNRRSAAGAFAVGLFMAFVPLPSQMIMAAGLAILFGVNLPLSVALVWISNPVTMPVLFYFAYKVGAFCMNTPPQPFHFELSWQYLSDQMSTIGPPFLLGCAICGTVAAIAGYFGIRGLWRYSVVRSWQQRSTR, translated from the coding sequence ATGCCAAGAAAGTTCATTAAACGTTTCATGCCTGATCACGAGATGATCAAAAAACAAAAGGCATTGAAAGTGTTCGGCAACCTCCTTTACAACCCGAACTTATGGTGTCTAAACCGTCGCTCTGCGGCAGGCGCTTTTGCTGTCGGTCTTTTTATGGCTTTCGTACCGCTTCCTAGCCAAATGATCATGGCCGCCGGACTCGCTATTCTTTTCGGCGTCAACCTGCCGCTATCGGTCGCCTTAGTGTGGATCAGTAATCCTGTTACCATGCCGGTATTATTTTACTTTGCCTATAAGGTAGGCGCGTTCTGCATGAACACTCCGCCACAACCGTTTCACTTTGAACTATCGTGGCAATATCTATCAGACCAGATGAGCACTATTGGTCCCCCTTTCCTGCTGGGCTGTGCGATCTGTGGCACTGTGGCCGCCATAGCCGGTTACTTTGGAATACGAGGACTTTGGCGATATTCAGTGGTTCGTAGCTGGCAACAACGCTCAACACGTTAA
- a CDS encoding DNA internalization-related competence protein ComEC/Rec2: MALLTGIAVPLSYSLVMISAVWWPEMPSIFWLIPTCCTCIACLLKRSWVLSAVFAAMSVALIQGNLFKYQSEVLFRFGTDITIKARVDSYFKKISHGYEVHATITAINGHPLPSFKAPRVRLRTPFALEAGATFFGPVQLKRLSGVLNQVGFDREKHAFSQGIVGIATLANKKHSFSVSKYHWRAKAHDSVKAATENSPFQGLYLALVFGDRSMLPIEQRMSLQQSGLSHLIAISGLHIGVIFGMGYWVVKSLISFLKLVLPYKLGSNLVHSGQFWSLSIGLLFAYWYCALGFFAISTVRALIMLGILSLLLLTQVRIHRLMVLLVSAAVVLTLVPFSAASMSFWLSFFAVGALLLTLTILGKTRGVMAIVSLHLVLSGLFIPLIGFLFHGIPLLSAAYNFVFVPWFSFCIVPLTLLAAAINMMGFSSDCLWFLLDQALLPLDLLLPYASSFWTPIVHNDLMFVIVLLVIVLSFKWLSTSMTTAVFVVFSTQYFMMHREEKVSVHFLDVGHGLSVAIVQGDEAVVYDTGRATPTFSMAEAVLIPNLRALGVKRLEGLILSHADNDHAGGEADLKQNMAPRWIRRPEGGGQVNSCIRGERWKWGAVDFEVLWPPVRVTRAYNPHSCVILVTYQETDRTYRLLLTGDIEKVSEILLSRELEPLSIDVMSVPHHGSKTSSSRYLHQTIDADYAVASNQFDSRWQLPSPVVREQYQNNGSIWYETGRSGQVSFQFIGQEIIVSTARSDYLAPWYRQMLRSRVE; encoded by the coding sequence ATGGCTCTGTTAACAGGTATCGCAGTCCCACTCAGCTACTCGTTAGTGATGATTAGCGCTGTATGGTGGCCTGAGATGCCGAGTATTTTCTGGTTAATTCCTACATGCTGTACATGCATCGCCTGTTTGCTAAAGCGTAGCTGGGTGCTGTCAGCAGTATTCGCCGCAATGTCCGTGGCTTTGATACAAGGGAACCTTTTCAAGTACCAATCCGAGGTACTTTTCCGATTTGGCACAGATATTACCATAAAAGCACGAGTTGACAGCTATTTTAAAAAAATAAGTCATGGCTATGAAGTACATGCAACGATAACGGCCATAAACGGACACCCACTTCCTTCATTTAAGGCGCCTAGAGTTCGCCTCAGAACGCCTTTTGCATTAGAAGCAGGGGCCACGTTTTTTGGGCCTGTTCAGCTTAAGCGCCTATCTGGCGTCCTCAATCAAGTAGGATTTGACCGCGAGAAACATGCTTTTTCTCAAGGTATAGTCGGTATTGCTACTTTAGCCAATAAAAAGCATAGTTTTTCTGTTTCTAAATATCACTGGCGAGCAAAGGCTCATGATTCCGTGAAAGCGGCAACAGAAAACAGTCCTTTTCAAGGCTTGTATCTCGCGCTGGTGTTCGGCGATCGAAGCATGCTACCAATAGAGCAAAGAATGTCGTTACAGCAAAGTGGTCTCTCGCACCTAATTGCAATATCTGGTTTGCACATTGGTGTCATTTTCGGAATGGGGTATTGGGTAGTGAAGTCGCTTATATCGTTTCTCAAGTTGGTTCTGCCCTATAAGCTCGGTTCAAATCTGGTTCACAGTGGCCAATTTTGGTCATTGAGTATTGGTTTGCTATTCGCGTACTGGTACTGCGCACTCGGTTTTTTCGCAATCTCAACGGTTCGCGCCTTGATAATGCTTGGAATTTTATCGCTACTACTATTAACGCAAGTGCGAATTCATCGACTCATGGTGCTGTTGGTTAGCGCAGCTGTCGTCCTGACATTGGTTCCTTTTTCCGCTGCGAGCATGAGCTTTTGGCTCTCTTTTTTTGCAGTCGGCGCATTGCTGTTGACGCTAACTATTTTAGGTAAAACGCGAGGTGTGATGGCGATTGTAAGCCTGCACTTGGTTTTGTCGGGGCTTTTTATCCCATTAATCGGTTTCCTGTTTCATGGCATACCACTACTCAGTGCCGCATACAACTTTGTGTTTGTACCTTGGTTTAGTTTTTGTATTGTCCCGCTCACCCTATTAGCGGCTGCCATCAATATGATGGGCTTCAGTTCAGATTGTTTGTGGTTTTTGCTCGATCAAGCGCTGCTACCCTTAGATCTATTACTTCCCTATGCGTCCTCGTTTTGGACCCCGATAGTTCACAATGATTTGATGTTCGTGATTGTGTTGTTGGTGATCGTTCTGAGTTTCAAGTGGCTTTCAACTTCGATGACGACGGCTGTATTTGTCGTGTTCTCAACACAATATTTTATGATGCATCGAGAAGAGAAAGTTAGTGTTCACTTTCTCGATGTGGGCCATGGATTGTCAGTAGCGATTGTTCAGGGTGACGAAGCGGTCGTTTACGACACAGGAAGGGCGACCCCTACCTTTTCGATGGCTGAAGCAGTGCTGATTCCAAACCTTAGGGCGTTAGGAGTAAAGAGACTGGAAGGCTTGATCTTGAGCCACGCCGACAATGACCACGCTGGTGGTGAGGCCGACCTAAAACAGAACATGGCCCCAAGGTGGATACGTCGTCCAGAGGGCGGTGGTCAGGTCAACTCTTGTATCAGAGGTGAACGATGGAAATGGGGCGCCGTTGACTTTGAGGTGTTGTGGCCTCCTGTAAGAGTCACACGCGCTTACAATCCTCATTCTTGTGTAATCTTAGTCACGTATCAAGAAACAGATCGAACATACCGTTTGCTGCTGACAGGTGATATAGAGAAGGTGAGTGAAATCCTTCTTTCTCGTGAACTTGAACCTCTATCTATTGATGTGATGAGCGTGCCTCACCATGGCAGCAAGACCTCTTCCTCAAGATATCTCCATCAAACGATAGATGCTGACTATGCAGTGGCATCGAACCAGTTTGATTCAAGGTGGCAATTGCCCAGTCCAGTCGTTCGAGAGCAATATCAAAACAATGGCAGTATTTGGTATGAAACTGGACGATCTGGACAAGTCTCATTCCAGTTTATTGGTCAAGAAATCATCGTTTCCACCGCGAGGTCAGATTACCTAGCGCCTTGGTATAGGCAGATGTTACGAAGCAGAGTAGAATGA